In Cicer arietinum cultivar CDC Frontier isolate Library 1 chromosome 7, Cicar.CDCFrontier_v2.0, whole genome shotgun sequence, a single window of DNA contains:
- the LOC101498215 gene encoding HIPL1 protein-like isoform X1, translated as MKTVLSIGFLFCCSFLLLLLDSSTSLPLCVDSRAPFSLNTTLKFCSYNGSTCCNSIQDAQIQKQFQVMNVSDTACASLLKSILCARCDPFSGQLFTVQSTLRSVPVLCNSAIPANSSQSKASLQDFCSEVWDTCQTASIINSPFSPSLQGQGGKLPSNTNGTTLNELWQSKTDFCNAFGGASNNESICFEGKPVALNNNESQINPPHGLCLEKIGNGSYLNMVAHPDGSNRAFFSSQMGKVWLASIPEEGSGGQLELDESSPFVDLTDQVYFDTQFGMMGMSFHPNFANNGRFFASFNCNKDKWSGCNGICSCNSNVNCDPSKLGTSNGAQPCQYQTVIAEYTANGTASQPSSAESAKPSEVRRIFTMGLPFTSQHGGQILFGPNDGYLYFMMGDGGGTDDPYNFSQNKKSLLGKVMRLDVDNIPSASEISKLGLWGSYSIPKDNPFSEDKDLQPEIWALGLRNPWRCSFDAEKPSYFFCGDVGQDLYEEVDLITKGGNYGWRVYEGPYPVTPTESPGGNTSLKSINPIPPILGYTHSQINKNEGSASITGGYVYRSTTDPCMFGRYLYADLYAGAIWAATEDPENSGNFSTSKIPFSCAHDSPIQCDSVPSSSLPALGYIFSFGQDNNKDIYILASSGVYRVVPPSRCSYTCSQEKAATTPSPSSSPSPSHASHLSNFYGYLFLQLSFLLFLLMCLM; from the exons ATGAAGACTGTTCTTTCCATTGGTTTCTTGTTTTGTTGCTCATTTCTGTTGCTTCTTTTGGATTCTTCAACTTCACTTCCTCTATGTGTTGATTCAA GAGCACCATTTTCTCTCAATACCACACTCAAATTTTGTTCTTACAATGGAAGTACATGTTGCAACTCCATACAAGATGCACAAATACAGAAGCAATTCCAAGTCATGAATGTATCTGATACTGCCTGTGCCTCACTTTTGAAATCAATACTTTGTGCG AGGTGTGATCCTTTTTCAGGGCAGCTATTTACAGTTCAATCCACACTCAGATCAGTTCCTGTGCTATGCAATTCTGCCATTCCAGCAAATTCTTCACAGTCAAAAGCATCACTGCAAGACTTCTGCTCTGAAGTATGGGACACATGTCAAACTGCGTCAATAATAAACTCACCATTTTCCCCTTCCTTACAAGGTCAAGGAGGAAAATTACCATCTAATACCAATGGAACAACACTGAATGAACTATGGCAGTCCAAAACAGATTTCTGTAATGCATTTGGTGGAGCCTCAAATAATGAATCAATATGCTTTGAGGGAAAACCTGTTGCATTAAACAACAATGAGTCTCAAATTAACCCTCCTCATGGTTTGTGCCTTGAGAAAATTGGTAATGGATCTTATCTCAATATGGTTGCTCATCCAGATGGATCGAACCGCGCGTTTTTCTCTAGTCAAATGGGAAAAGTTTGGTTGGCGAGTATACCGGAAGAAGGATCGGGAGGACAATTGGAGCTTGATGAATCAAGTCCATTTGTTGATCTGACTGATCAAGTTTATTTTGATACACAATTTGGAATGATGGGGATGTCATTTCATCCAAATTTCGCAAACAACGGTCGATTCTTCGCTTCGTTTAACtgtaataaagataaatggtcTGGATGCAATGGTATATGTTCTTGTAATTCAAATGTTAATTGTGATCCATCAAAACTAGGTACTAGTAATGGTGCTCAACCTTGTCAATATCAAACTGTTATTGCAGAATATACTGCTAATGGCACTGCATCTCAGCCATCGTCG GCTGAAAGTGCTAAACCATCAGAAGTGAGAAGGATATTTACCATGGGACTCCCATTTACATCTCAACATGGTGGTCAGATACTGTTTGGACCTAATGATGGGTATTTATACTTCATGATGGGAGATGGAGGAGGTACAGATGATCCATACAACTTTTCACAAAATAAGAAATCATTGCTTGGAAAGGTTATGAGGCTTGATGTGGACAACATTCCAA GTGCATCAGAGATTAGTAAACTTGGACTTTGGGGTAGCTACTCCATTCCTAAGGATAATCCATTCAGTGAAGATAAAGATCTTCAGCCTGAAATATGGGCCTTGGGATTAAGAAATCCTTGGAGATGCAGTTTTGATGCAGAAAAACCTTCCTACTTTTTCTGTGGAGATGTTGGACAG GATCTTTATGAAGAGGTTGATCTCATTACAAAAGGTGGAAACTATGGGTGGCGTGTTTATGAGGGACCCTATCCAGTCACTCCTACAGAGTCACCTGGAGGCAATACCTCTCTTAAATCCATAAATCCAATTCCCCCCATACTGGGATACACCCATtctcaaataaacaagaatgaaGGATCAGCATCGATTACCGGGGGATATGTTTATCGATCCACGACTGATCCTTGCATGTTTGGAAG GTACCTGTATGCCGATCTTTACGCGGGTGCAATTTGGGCTGCCACTGAAGACCCTGAGAATAGTGGAAATTTCAGTACTAGCAAAATCCCATTCAGTTGTGCTCATGATTCTCCTATACAATGTGACTCAGTACCTAGTAGCTCCCTTCCAGCTCTAGGATACATCTTTTCATTTGGGCAAGACAACAACAAAGATATTTATATTCTTGCAAGTAGTGGTGTTTACCGAGTTGTTCCTCCGAGTCGATGCAGTTACACTTGCTCACAGGAAAAGGCGGCAACAACTCCTAGtccttcttcttctccttctccGTCTCATGCAAGCCATTTGAGTAacttctatggatatctgtttCTGCAGCTTTcgtttttgttgtttcttttgatgtgtttgatgtAG
- the LOC101498215 gene encoding HIPL1 protein-like isoform X2 yields MNVSDTACASLLKSILCARCDPFSGQLFTVQSTLRSVPVLCNSAIPANSSQSKASLQDFCSEVWDTCQTASIINSPFSPSLQGQGGKLPSNTNGTTLNELWQSKTDFCNAFGGASNNESICFEGKPVALNNNESQINPPHGLCLEKIGNGSYLNMVAHPDGSNRAFFSSQMGKVWLASIPEEGSGGQLELDESSPFVDLTDQVYFDTQFGMMGMSFHPNFANNGRFFASFNCNKDKWSGCNGICSCNSNVNCDPSKLGTSNGAQPCQYQTVIAEYTANGTASQPSSAESAKPSEVRRIFTMGLPFTSQHGGQILFGPNDGYLYFMMGDGGGTDDPYNFSQNKKSLLGKVMRLDVDNIPSASEISKLGLWGSYSIPKDNPFSEDKDLQPEIWALGLRNPWRCSFDAEKPSYFFCGDVGQDLYEEVDLITKGGNYGWRVYEGPYPVTPTESPGGNTSLKSINPIPPILGYTHSQINKNEGSASITGGYVYRSTTDPCMFGRYLYADLYAGAIWAATEDPENSGNFSTSKIPFSCAHDSPIQCDSVPSSSLPALGYIFSFGQDNNKDIYILASSGVYRVVPPSRCSYTCSQEKAATTPSPSSSPSPSHASHLSNFYGYLFLQLSFLLFLLMCLM; encoded by the exons ATGAATGTATCTGATACTGCCTGTGCCTCACTTTTGAAATCAATACTTTGTGCG AGGTGTGATCCTTTTTCAGGGCAGCTATTTACAGTTCAATCCACACTCAGATCAGTTCCTGTGCTATGCAATTCTGCCATTCCAGCAAATTCTTCACAGTCAAAAGCATCACTGCAAGACTTCTGCTCTGAAGTATGGGACACATGTCAAACTGCGTCAATAATAAACTCACCATTTTCCCCTTCCTTACAAGGTCAAGGAGGAAAATTACCATCTAATACCAATGGAACAACACTGAATGAACTATGGCAGTCCAAAACAGATTTCTGTAATGCATTTGGTGGAGCCTCAAATAATGAATCAATATGCTTTGAGGGAAAACCTGTTGCATTAAACAACAATGAGTCTCAAATTAACCCTCCTCATGGTTTGTGCCTTGAGAAAATTGGTAATGGATCTTATCTCAATATGGTTGCTCATCCAGATGGATCGAACCGCGCGTTTTTCTCTAGTCAAATGGGAAAAGTTTGGTTGGCGAGTATACCGGAAGAAGGATCGGGAGGACAATTGGAGCTTGATGAATCAAGTCCATTTGTTGATCTGACTGATCAAGTTTATTTTGATACACAATTTGGAATGATGGGGATGTCATTTCATCCAAATTTCGCAAACAACGGTCGATTCTTCGCTTCGTTTAACtgtaataaagataaatggtcTGGATGCAATGGTATATGTTCTTGTAATTCAAATGTTAATTGTGATCCATCAAAACTAGGTACTAGTAATGGTGCTCAACCTTGTCAATATCAAACTGTTATTGCAGAATATACTGCTAATGGCACTGCATCTCAGCCATCGTCG GCTGAAAGTGCTAAACCATCAGAAGTGAGAAGGATATTTACCATGGGACTCCCATTTACATCTCAACATGGTGGTCAGATACTGTTTGGACCTAATGATGGGTATTTATACTTCATGATGGGAGATGGAGGAGGTACAGATGATCCATACAACTTTTCACAAAATAAGAAATCATTGCTTGGAAAGGTTATGAGGCTTGATGTGGACAACATTCCAA GTGCATCAGAGATTAGTAAACTTGGACTTTGGGGTAGCTACTCCATTCCTAAGGATAATCCATTCAGTGAAGATAAAGATCTTCAGCCTGAAATATGGGCCTTGGGATTAAGAAATCCTTGGAGATGCAGTTTTGATGCAGAAAAACCTTCCTACTTTTTCTGTGGAGATGTTGGACAG GATCTTTATGAAGAGGTTGATCTCATTACAAAAGGTGGAAACTATGGGTGGCGTGTTTATGAGGGACCCTATCCAGTCACTCCTACAGAGTCACCTGGAGGCAATACCTCTCTTAAATCCATAAATCCAATTCCCCCCATACTGGGATACACCCATtctcaaataaacaagaatgaaGGATCAGCATCGATTACCGGGGGATATGTTTATCGATCCACGACTGATCCTTGCATGTTTGGAAG GTACCTGTATGCCGATCTTTACGCGGGTGCAATTTGGGCTGCCACTGAAGACCCTGAGAATAGTGGAAATTTCAGTACTAGCAAAATCCCATTCAGTTGTGCTCATGATTCTCCTATACAATGTGACTCAGTACCTAGTAGCTCCCTTCCAGCTCTAGGATACATCTTTTCATTTGGGCAAGACAACAACAAAGATATTTATATTCTTGCAAGTAGTGGTGTTTACCGAGTTGTTCCTCCGAGTCGATGCAGTTACACTTGCTCACAGGAAAAGGCGGCAACAACTCCTAGtccttcttcttctccttctccGTCTCATGCAAGCCATTTGAGTAacttctatggatatctgtttCTGCAGCTTTcgtttttgttgtttcttttgatgtgtttgatgtAG